A genome region from Triticum aestivum cultivar Chinese Spring chromosome 2B, IWGSC CS RefSeq v2.1, whole genome shotgun sequence includes the following:
- the LOC123041869 gene encoding uncharacterized protein, whose amino-acid sequence MANVNQVVDPVALPLVPCPDCGKQVVTFVARRGQFEGERFYKCRNHNPGRGGCDFYRWQEAYAGHLAGLGPAAPPLAQVNPGENEVAPAIQGGQMQPADGAAGQQNRAPDGSQLPSAASGVAGSHIRAGDVGRRQISFTLNAASINLVVSLGNMDICICILVLLVCSTMMRAFD is encoded by the exons ATGGCGAACGTCAATCAAGTTGTAGACCCGGTCGCGCTGCCTTTAGTTCCTTGCCCGGACTGTGGAAAGCAGGTGGTGACGTTCGTGGCGAGGCGCGGCCAGTTCGAGGGTGAGAGGTTCTACAAGTGCCGCAATCACAAT CCGGGAAGAGGAGGATGCGATTTCTACAGGTGGCAAGAAGCATATGCGGGACACCTGGCTGGGCTTGGACCGGCGGCACCTCCGCTGGCGCAAGTCAATCCAGGAGAAAATGAGGTAGCTCCAGCAATTCAAGGTGGTCAGATGCAGCCGGCGGACGGCGCGGCGGGGCAGCAGAACAGGGCACCGGATGGATCGCAGCTGCCGTCGGCGGCAAGTGGCGTTGCTGGATCTCATATCCGAGCGGGGGATGTTGGTCGACGTCAGATCTCCTTCACTCTCAATGCCGCATCTATCAATCTTGTGGTGTCTCTTGGGAATATGGACATCTGCATCTGCATCCTTGTACTGCTAGTGTGTTCCACGATGATGCGTGCGTTTGATTAG